In Truepera sp., the sequence TGAGCTTCCCCGACAACGTGCTCTACGCCGCGCCGGGCGCGGCCCGCGTGGTGGTGAACCTAGGCGGCATCGCCAACGTCACGTACTTGCCCGCCGTCGGCGACGCGGGCCGCGTGATCGCCTTCGACACGGGCCCGAGCAACTGCCTCCTCGACGAGGCGGCGGCCGAATTCGCTGGCACCCCCTTCGACGACGGCGGCCGCTTGGCGCGCGCCGGCAAGGTGGACGAGGCGGCGCTGGAGCGGCTGCTCGACGACCCGTACTTCCGCTTACCGCCGCCCAAGACCACGGGCCGCGAGTACTTCTACCTGGGCGCCGCCCTGGAGCGTGGTTGGCCGGGAGTCGACGCGAAGCGCTTCCGGCCGGGAGCCGCCCCGGAGTGGGGCCGGTCGGGCGGTGCGGCGGAGCGGGTTGGCCCGGGCGCTGCGCTGGCGCCGGACCGGCAGGGCGGCGGGCAGGCCCTCGAGGCCCTCATGGCGACGCTCGCCGAGCTCACCGTGCGCAGCGTATTGGGAGGGATCACCACCCACCTCACGCCGTTGGGCGTTGACGAGGTCTTGGTGGCCGGTGGCGGGGCGCGCAACCCGGTGCTGCTCGAGGGCCTGACCCGGGGCCTGAGCGTGCCCGTCAAGAGCTTCGAGGAGTACGGCTGGGACGCCAAGGACCGCGAGACCCTCGCGATGGCCGTGATGGGTTACCTCGCTCTCCACGGCGAACCCAACGTGCTGCCCTCGGCCACCGGTGCGGCTTGGCCCGTAGTGGCGGGCAAGATCGCCCGTCCTTGGGGCGGCCGGCGGCGCCCGCGGTAGCCCGGCCCGGGCGCACGCCGGCGTCGTGCGGACGTTTGGGACGGTGATGGCGTCAAGGTCAACCCGGCGAGCGCTGGCGTTGTACCAGTTCGGTTTACTGCGACGCTACGTGTCGCACTTACGTGTGACGATGACTCAACCGCGCGGGATGCCATGGTTCGGGGGAACAAGGCAAACCGCGCGGCACCTTCTTGGCGCTCGACCGCACCGCTGAATCGCGCCAAGGAATCACGCCAATGAATCGCGCTGCGGAATCGAACCAAGGCACCGCGAATGGGCTGCGCCCCAAGCAACCTCACCAAGCTTCTGTCCCAAGAACATGCCTGCCAACC encodes:
- a CDS encoding anhydro-N-acetylmuramic acid kinase, whose translation is MTDRGLPPDLPPGLPHDLPPDLPPDLPPDLPPATVLGLMSGTSLDGVDTVTVRLERRVGRLAWDVLGRSSHEYPEELSARLHRALKPETSDVVLITELHQEVGRFYAEVVAAAQRKRELDLVALSGQTVYHIPRVEPERGWRVKSTLQLGEATVVTENCNVVTVSDFRQSDLAAGGQGAPLVSFPDNVLYAAPGAARVVVNLGGIANVTYLPAVGDAGRVIAFDTGPSNCLLDEAAAEFAGTPFDDGGRLARAGKVDEAALERLLDDPYFRLPPPKTTGREYFYLGAALERGWPGVDAKRFRPGAAPEWGRSGGAAERVGPGAALAPDRQGGGQALEALMATLAELTVRSVLGGITTHLTPLGVDEVLVAGGGARNPVLLEGLTRGLSVPVKSFEEYGWDAKDRETLAMAVMGYLALHGEPNVLPSATGAAWPVVAGKIARPWGGRRRPR